CATCAGATTCTGTCCGCCCGTCTGCTTTTCCTCATCATTGAACATTTtcttcaaaactcaaaatcaacgccaacagaaaacaaaaacagggCAATGCTTCAGATAATAAGCGGAGTAATTTTGTCCACATTTATTTCGGTGTGTAGTATAAGTGAATGTTGTTTGTAGCATCATATGCGTTGCCCTATATGATATGATATATCACCCAGAAATCAAATAAACAGATAGtaatttacaaataaaataaaataaaataaaattttgaaaatggcATCAGATAATAAGCGGAGTTTATGTCAACACAAACAATCAGTATATCAATAAGCGGAAAAGATTATTCATCATTTGCCATTTGACTCCACCAACATAAACACAAAATCTAAAATCGAAAATCAAAAACATATCTGCAAAGATGAAGAAAGTGAGTTTCGGTAGGTCCATTTGACCCCAAAGCAATCCTATATATGCAATGGGCTGGTAAGCCAACCTCTCGCTCTCTGCATCCGTTATAGCTCCTCCAGCATTGATTTTTTGCATGGAAGGAGCGGGTAAACAGATGCACACACAATCAAAACCTAAATTATACCCAAACAGACGCTCAATATCTAGAtccagaaagaaaaggaaggcaGGGCAAGCAGAAACCAAACAACGAAATTTGATTCGGATTTGTATTGAAAGCAGGAGTGAGTGAGAACTGAGAGGAATGAGAGGCGTCAAGCAGAGATTAAATAGGGGTTTGTGcgaattagggttttttacCCTTTTGGGCTTTGAAATCTGAGAATTTTCATGGGCCTTTACATAGCAAGCCCAAGCTCAAGCCCAGCTTTCAGGCCTGGTTAGTAAATAGAGACagacacacacaaaaaaaaacaaaaacaaaaacaaaaacaaaatctcactggagaggagaggagacCAAAATTAGGTTAATCTTGTTGTCTAATTGATAAAAAACCACAGGCTTTCAAAGCAAAACCGATTGCGTTTTACCTATATGTACATGcagttctttctttctattttataCTTTGcttctataaaataaattgaacaaaacgCAATTCCGTACGTACTAGCTCACTCCCACTCCTTATTGATCTCCACCGTCTTCTCTCTTAAGATCTGCAGGAGGCAGAAAGCACTCCATGGACAACCCACAAATATTGAAATCAACCTCTTCAATCTTCCACGTCTCCTCAATCCTTCTCTTCTGGTTAAATGCATGCCCGTACCTGTACAGCAAGGCAGACGTCTTGCCGCCGTGTGCTATGTTGATCCCGTCCACGTATCTATAGTCTCCGATCACCGTCTCCATCGTCGTTTCCCAAAACACATTGTCGTATCTTGACTTCATCTTGACCAACTTGGTGTCGTCGAATTGGATGAGCAGCCCCGTCCGTTGGCTGAAGTAGCCCCATATTGTGTGGTGAACAATTTCCGTCTGGGGTGTGCTTTGGGATTGTAGGATCTCTGTGGGGGTCTCAAGCTTGAGTATGAAAGATTCCTCTTTGTTAATGGTTTTCTCCCCTATGCATACTGCGTCAAGGAACAGATTTGCTATGATCCGAGGGTCCAATCCCTAAGAATATAATCATTAGTTATCTTTATATTAATAATGCTAGAAACAtaacataatatatatgtaacaTGTTCAATGTGAGCCAAATATGTTAATATTATTCATATGTGATCAATACCTGAAAGAAGCGACGGAGGGGTCTTGGGGGGCCTTTATTAGCATGGCAAGGTTGAGAGCCGGATTGGTTCCATGCAACCTTGCCGTCGCTTCCGGCGCTGACCTTGAAGCCGGAAACAACCAATTCCAAGTACCACAAGTCGGGATTTTTTTGCCATAGAACAAACCCTCCAACCTCACTATTGCCTTTGGTTTGCACATGCACAGAGTCATCACCTTGACGCATTTCCGATCCCACCATCTTCATCTCGCCCACGGCGTACATACTCTTCACCGAGTTCAATACCGCCAGTCCCCCAGTCGCCGCTACATATTGCTGCACTATATATTTTGCCGTAGAAGCCTCCTGCATGCTtgcaaatttcaattatatttccgtaataataatgaaaaatgcACATAAATTGATATTGTTAATGTAATTAGGTTACGTACGATGGAACAATCTTTAATGGGGCGGGTGAGGGAATTGTCGCAGTGAACCTGGAGGGGGATGAGAGGAGAGCCCACAAGCTTAAGCAATGCCATGAACTCATTGTTCGATCGTGATGAGAAATGGGATTTACCATTTGAAGACCTGTCGACGTGGGACTGAGCTTTCATGAAAGAGCGTAGGTTTGCCCAACGCAACATGGCGTTGCTGCCCATGCTGTTGAACATTTCCTCAGGAATTGGCACCTCAAGAACGGTGTCGAGGCCATCTTCTTTGTCAAGGTTAGGGCACAGCTTCCTCATAGAAATTAGGTTATTAATTAATGAAGGATTGTGGAAACAagttaattagtaatttattgagAAACATATGCATGTAGGAGGggtagaggaggaggagagattaagttagagagaaagaggaaaaggGAAACTTTCCCCTTTCTCACCCTAAAGGGGCTTTAGGGTGTTTGAAACTTTGAACGGATAATGGGGTGTTTCTATTTTCcgttgaaatttcaatttttaattagtAGGAGATTAAGTGGGTATTTGGAAATGAgaagggagagagggagggagggaggttTACTTTGTTGCCTAGGGTGGTGCTTGCGCGTAGGTGTCGCATATGGCTTTGGTATGATAATTTTAAGGGCACATATATAGTAACCTTATTTTAGGAATCCACCACCTCCATCACAGCTAAATTCAACAATATGTATAGAAGGAGGTCAAGattatgttatgttatgttGACTTTAACTTATGTGTATCGAATTCATTGAGATTATATagacaaatttatttattcattgtAATATATTCAtgtgtaaatttattttatataccAACTTACAAATATAAAGTTGTAAGCATGCACATGTGATTTCACTGCCTAAGCTTTGAACGAGTCCTACGTCAACAAAGAatttgaagagagaaaagaagaagggtaACGAAAGCGAACTCATTCTTTATGCTTTTGTTGCCTCCTCCGGCTCGATCCATTCCATAGTGCAAAGTCAAGAAGTCAAACGCGTGTGTATAGTagtaaaaatatatttattttgtaagaATGATTTTGTTTCTACACGTGTCACAAAATTGTATATTTCTGGCTGTCTGgtccttgttttcttttatttttttccgtGGGAAGTATAGGTTGtctttttaatataatatatgaagATGTAAGAATGAGTTAGTTGGGCCATGAGTGATCGAGTCTTTGATGTGTGCTGCATGGAATTCGTCAAACCTATCACTGGATACAACCACATCCTCTACCTCCTGAAGAGGAAATGAAATTCCTTAATTTGATACGTAGCTTTCAACCCTCATTTGATTATTATAAACCCAGCCATATATCTAACACACATCTTCGAACCAAACAACCACTAATTAAACTCCATGCATCCTTAATCTCTCTTAATTAACCATCCGATCACTTGGATTTAGCATCATAATCCTACTTTCTGTTAATTTCTACGGCCGGCctcaaaatattatatatatgtaaaccCCAAATCAACATTCTACTATCGCAATTCACAATTCCCAAGCTCAGCTTAATTTAAAGGTAATTAATGGCTAAACACTACTTCAAGCTCAAATTCCCTCGGGTTATTCCTCTAATCCAATTCTGTCGTCCCAAACACCATGCCACTTTACCGGCACTTTACCGGCTGTCTCCCGTCAACTCCAAAGCCTTGGACATCGGCTACCCCAACCTCCTCCCCGCCCCACCACCGTCCACACCCGAACACCCCTCCATCAAGCGCCGCGAGTCAACCAAGACGACGACCAAATCCTCCCGCATCGGCTGCGGATCATGCAGGTCCAGGTCATGCACGCGATATATCTCTGACTGCAACGTCGAGATCAAATCATCTGCAGATTACGAGCGCAACAACAATTATATGTCCCCGACTTCGGAGACCGAAAAGTACTACAAAAAGAAACgcaaggagaagaagaagagagccAAAGCGAAAGCCGAGCTTCCTTTTATAACTACTTATTCGGGAAACTACGGTAACTGGTTCAGCGGCGAATTCGAAGGAGACGAAGAAAACAACGAAGAAAGCGAAACCCTAGTTTACTCTTCCAGAAGCTTCTCGAACGAATTCTCACTAGTGTTAGAGAGTATAGCAGAGAAAATGTCAGACAAACAGAACAGCCTGcaaaagaagaacaacaaGAAAACTAATAATGTTGATTATAATAACAGCAAAACAAAGAAGGCTCGGAGAGCCAATTCGGATTCGGATTTGAAGAAATTGACGAGTGGTGAGATTGGGAGGATAAAGACGGTGTTGCGGCCGATGAGGGCGTGCAGGGGAAAAGCAGGGAAGGTGAGAGAGAGCATGGCGGTGGTGAAGAAGTCGGAGGACCCGTACGAGGACTTTAAGAGGTCGATGATGGAGATGATCATGGAGAAGCAGATTTTCGAGGCTAAAGAGTTGGAGGAACTTCTTCACTGTTTCTTGACTTTGAACTCCCGCCACTATCAGGGGGTTATTGTGGAGGCCTTTTCTGAGATTTGGGAGCTCTTGTTTTCTGATCCTTCAGACCAATTGGGAAAGTTGAAGAActgaatataaatatatatatatatatatatatatatatgttatgaaCTTATGATGCTATATCAGAAATCAGAATCAtccattttcaatttataCAAAGTAATGAATGAACAGAATTGAGATGAACCTTGCCGGAACTACAAGCACTCtataatattaaattgtgCAGCCTCAATCatgcagaaaataaaatatacatgTACAACAAGCAAGCAAGCTTTTCAAGTTATTTAAGCAGAAATTCCTGCTCTTGATCGCCATCAATTTCCGGAAATGATGCCATGTCATtctcaaaaaatttgacatGACAGAGCTTTTCCCCAGCTTCATCAGCAAAagtaatcttcttttccttgtttgCAACGTTCTCAGAAGCATTAGAACCATTGTCAGCCATTTTCTGCAATTGATGAACGGAAATGATCAAAGTGATGCCACGGACCAaggaaaaattatataaaataaatcaggATGAGGAGCAAACCATGATTTTACAAAACCGGTTACAATCCCTCGACATCATGGAAAGCAATCTTCTAGCAGATGCTTCAACTCTTGTTACATTCTTAATTGCCATCCTCGCCTGCCATCATCCAAATCTCATAGATGAGCATAAAGAATTCACGCGTATTTGCATAATAAAAGGGTGCAGCAGCAAACGtatgtgaagaaaaaagaatattggCGTACCTCATTTGCATTGTATCTCAAGGATGTGGCAGGATACGCTTCACGCTGTAATCTTTCTTCCGCAATTTCCTTCATGGTCTTTAACTCATTTGAGAGTTTTGTTGCAAGACATTCAATGTCATGCATCTGGCGTTGTGAGAATGCAATGGCACTCTCTGAACAGGCTCGGATAGAAGTGCATCCTGTGCTAAAACGCGGTGCTGCAGCAGAAACATTAGAACCTTTAGGGATGCCTTTAGGATGGGAATGAATCTTCTCATATTTGGAATTCCTATTGTTTTGCGTTTTGATAGCTCTCCTGATCTGATCAGGGCCTCCAGCTCCACCAATTGTATTCTCTACTTGTTTTCCAAAACATAGATTCCCCTTGCAAGCTGAAATAATCGGAAACACATGAAAGTCAAATACATGGAGAATGAAAGAGAAATAACAGCATGTGGTGGGATTTGATATACATTTCAAACCACGTGATAAATGGAGTAATGATcagaaaaccaaataaaatttcaaagtaCCCGAAAAATTTATCAGCATCTCGAAATGAATTTAttcagaaaggaaaaatgaattGAAAGGAAGTTTAA
The window above is part of the Prunus dulcis chromosome 1, ALMONDv2, whole genome shotgun sequence genome. Proteins encoded here:
- the LOC117616195 gene encoding uncharacterized protein LOC117616195 encodes the protein MRKLCPNLDKEDGLDTVLEVPIPEEMFNSMGSNAMLRWANLRSFMKAQSHVDRSSNGKSHFSSRSNNEFMALLKLVGSPLIPLQVHCDNSLTRPIKDCSIEASTAKYIVQQYVAATGGLAVLNSVKSMYAVGEMKMVGSEMRQGDDSVHVQTKGNSEVGGFVLWQKNPDLWYLELVVSGFKVSAGSDGKVAWNQSGSQPCHANKGPPRPLRRFFQGLDPRIIANLFLDAVCIGEKTINKEESFILKLETPTEILQSQSTPQTEIVHHTIWGYFSQRTGLLIQFDDTKLVKMKSRYDNVFWETTMETVIGDYRYVDGINIAHGGKTSALLYRYGHAFNQKRRIEETWKIEEVDFNICGLSMECFLPPADLKREDGGDQ
- the LOC117621237 gene encoding transcription repressor OFP7-like, which gives rise to MAKHYFKLKFPRVIPLIQFCRPKHHATLPALYRLSPVNSKALDIGYPNLLPAPPPSTPEHPSIKRRESTKTTTKSSRIGCGSCRSRSCTRYISDCNVEIKSSADYERNNNYMSPTSETEKYYKKKRKEKKKRAKAKAELPFITTYSGNYGNWFSGEFEGDEENNEESETLVYSSRSFSNEFSLVLESIAEKMSDKQNSLQKKNNKKTNNVDYNNSKTKKARRANSDSDLKKLTSGEIGRIKTVLRPMRACRGKAGKVRESMAVVKKSEDPYEDFKRSMMEMIMEKQIFEAKELEELLHCFLTLNSRHYQGVIVEAFSEIWELLFSDPSDQLGKLKN